Proteins encoded within one genomic window of Raineyella fluvialis:
- a CDS encoding DoxX family protein has translation MRSVLSPNLVTRDIVPLVSRIILGIVLIAHGYQKFALWGLAGTGQAFAGMGVPMPGISAVVAAVIELAGGILLVLGVFTPIVAVVVFLEMIGAALLVHLPHGVFVGDGGWELVGALGAGTLALAAGAGRFSIDGLLRARTSQTAAATGSEREFAEVH, from the coding sequence ATGCGCAGCGTCCTGTCCCCCAACCTCGTCACCCGCGACATCGTTCCGCTCGTGAGCCGGATCATCCTGGGCATCGTCCTGATCGCCCACGGCTACCAGAAGTTCGCCCTCTGGGGTCTGGCCGGCACCGGGCAGGCCTTCGCCGGGATGGGCGTGCCGATGCCCGGGATCTCCGCCGTCGTCGCTGCCGTCATCGAACTCGCCGGTGGCATCCTGCTCGTCCTCGGCGTCTTCACCCCGATCGTCGCGGTCGTGGTCTTCCTCGAGATGATCGGCGCCGCCCTGCTGGTGCACCTCCCCCACGGCGTCTTCGTCGGCGACGGCGGCTGGGAGTTGGTCGGCGCCCTCGGTGCCGGCACCCTCGCGCTGGCCGCCGGGGCCGGTCGCTTCTCGATCGACGGCCTGCTGCGAGCTCGTACGTCGCAGACCGCAGCCGCAACCGGTTCCGAGCGCGAGTTCGCCGAGGTCCACTGA
- a CDS encoding RDD family protein, translated as MTYSAEQTRDQDQPGASLGLPAEGRGSLATWGQRLTALVLDWAVSMLVAVLVTWGAVLTGMGPEKWATLIVFFLEKALLTGLMGSSLGQMVVGIGVTRTDGRAIGFGIAIVRTFMICILIPAVVIGPDRRSLNDMMLRTVVVRRR; from the coding sequence ATGACGTACAGCGCGGAGCAGACCCGTGACCAGGACCAGCCCGGCGCCTCGCTCGGGTTGCCCGCCGAAGGCCGCGGTTCCCTGGCCACGTGGGGTCAGCGGCTCACTGCTCTGGTCCTGGACTGGGCGGTGTCCATGCTGGTGGCCGTGCTGGTCACCTGGGGAGCGGTGCTCACCGGGATGGGCCCGGAGAAGTGGGCCACCCTGATCGTCTTCTTCCTCGAGAAGGCCCTGCTGACCGGGCTGATGGGGTCGAGCCTCGGCCAGATGGTGGTCGGCATCGGAGTGACCCGGACCGACGGTCGCGCTATCGGCTTCGGCATCGCGATCGTCCGTACGTTCATGATCTGCATCCTGATCCCCGCCGTGGTCATCGGCCCGGATCGGCGCAGCCTCAACGACATGATGCTGCGTACGGTCGTCGTTCGGCGTCGTTGA
- a CDS encoding polyketide synthase, with product MIAVVGFSARSAGSSDADEFWRIVASAMPQFGPTPHDRWRAESVLSNERGRPFTSYTNTMAALEDPYGWDRAAFGIPVARARAMDPQQRLTLTLARETFDRAGRTSAAVAGRGIATIIGVSSNDYRLVTSAPVIARMTTDGSFGVADPTLQERVMASASSAIQRISAYSMAGVLPNIIPAVVQQHFDLNGPSFAVDSACSSGLTAIHLACTMIESGEIDECLAGGVYVALSPDVLIAFAQIGALSPSGRCQPFTTEADGFTLGEGAPCCC from the coding sequence ATGATTGCAGTTGTTGGTTTCTCCGCGCGTTCCGCGGGTTCCTCCGACGCGGACGAGTTCTGGCGGATCGTGGCGAGTGCGATGCCCCAGTTCGGCCCTACTCCCCACGACCGCTGGCGGGCGGAATCCGTCCTCTCGAATGAGCGCGGACGCCCCTTCACCTCGTACACCAACACCATGGCGGCGCTCGAAGATCCGTACGGCTGGGATCGCGCTGCCTTCGGCATCCCGGTCGCCCGCGCCCGGGCGATGGACCCCCAGCAGCGCCTGACCCTCACCTTGGCCCGGGAAACCTTCGACCGGGCCGGTAGGACGTCGGCGGCCGTCGCCGGGCGGGGGATCGCGACGATCATCGGGGTGAGTTCCAATGACTATCGGCTGGTCACCTCGGCACCGGTGATCGCCCGGATGACGACCGACGGCAGTTTCGGGGTTGCGGACCCGACGTTGCAGGAACGCGTCATGGCCAGCGCCTCCTCGGCTATTCAGCGGATCAGCGCCTATTCCATGGCGGGGGTGCTGCCGAATATCATCCCGGCGGTCGTGCAACAGCATTTCGACCTCAACGGGCCGTCATTCGCGGTCGACAGCGCCTGCTCCTCGGGGCTCACGGCGATCCATCTGGCCTGCACCATGATCGAATCCGGCGAGATCGACGAGTGCCTGGCCGGAGGTGTCTATGTCGCCCTGTCCCCGGACGTCCTCATCGCCTTCGCACAGATCGGCGCGCTCTCACCCAGCGGCCGCTGCCAACCGTTCACCACCGAAGCTGACGGTTTCACTCTGGGCGAGGGGGCGCCCTGCTGTTGCTGA
- the glnA gene encoding type I glutamate--ammonia ligase has protein sequence MFQGADDLLAYIKEQDVEVIDVRFCDVPGVMQHFTVPAKSFDKDMYEEGLAFDGSSITGFQKIHESDMALLPDPTTAYLDPFRKAKTLVLDFYVHDPITKEPYSRDPRNIARKAEAYLKSTGVADTAFFAPEAEFYIFDDVRYDTNAHESYYHIDSEEAAWNTGTANEGGNRGYHVKTKGGYFPVAPVDHFADMRQDMVANLENAGLTLERAHHEVGNAGQQEINYRFNTLQAAGDDVMKFKYIIKNTAWEAGKTATFMPKPVFNDNGSGMHVHSSLWKDGQPLFFDENGYGGLSDIARWYIGGLLAHAPSLLAFTNPSANSYHRLVPGFEAPVNLVYSQRNRSACIRIPITGPNPKAKRVEFRCPDPSSNPYLAFSAMLLAGLDGIQNRIEPPEPIDKDLYELPPEEHADIATVPASLEGALDALRADHEYLLAGDVFTADLIETWIELKEGEIAALRQRPHPYEFDLYFDI, from the coding sequence ATGTTCCAGGGAGCTGACGACCTGTTGGCCTACATCAAGGAGCAGGACGTCGAGGTCATCGATGTCCGGTTCTGCGATGTCCCCGGTGTGATGCAGCACTTCACGGTCCCCGCCAAGTCCTTCGACAAGGACATGTACGAGGAAGGCCTGGCGTTCGACGGTTCCTCGATCACGGGCTTCCAGAAGATCCACGAGTCGGACATGGCCCTGCTCCCGGACCCGACCACGGCCTACCTCGACCCGTTCCGCAAGGCCAAGACCCTGGTCCTCGACTTCTACGTGCACGACCCGATCACCAAGGAGCCCTACAGCCGCGACCCGCGCAACATCGCGCGCAAGGCTGAGGCCTACCTGAAGTCGACCGGCGTCGCCGACACCGCGTTCTTCGCCCCCGAGGCCGAGTTCTACATCTTCGACGACGTGCGCTACGACACCAACGCGCACGAGAGCTACTACCACATCGACTCCGAGGAGGCTGCCTGGAACACCGGCACCGCCAACGAGGGTGGCAACCGTGGCTACCACGTGAAGACCAAGGGCGGCTACTTCCCGGTCGCGCCGGTCGACCACTTCGCCGACATGCGCCAGGACATGGTCGCCAACCTCGAGAACGCCGGCCTGACCCTGGAGCGGGCGCACCACGAGGTCGGCAACGCCGGTCAGCAGGAGATCAACTACCGCTTCAACACGCTGCAGGCCGCTGGCGACGACGTGATGAAGTTCAAGTACATCATCAAGAACACCGCGTGGGAGGCCGGCAAGACCGCCACCTTCATGCCGAAGCCGGTCTTCAACGACAACGGCTCGGGCATGCACGTGCACTCCTCGCTGTGGAAGGACGGCCAGCCGCTGTTCTTCGACGAGAACGGCTACGGCGGTCTGTCCGACATCGCCCGCTGGTACATCGGCGGCCTGCTGGCCCACGCCCCGTCGCTGCTCGCCTTCACCAACCCGAGCGCGAACTCGTACCACCGCCTGGTGCCCGGCTTCGAGGCTCCGGTCAACCTGGTCTACTCGCAGCGCAACCGCTCGGCCTGCATCCGCATCCCGATCACCGGCCCGAACCCGAAGGCCAAGCGCGTCGAGTTCCGCTGCCCCGACCCGTCGTCCAACCCGTACCTCGCCTTCTCGGCGATGCTGCTGGCCGGTCTCGACGGCATCCAGAACCGGATCGAGCCCCCGGAGCCGATCGACAAGGACCTCTACGAGCTGCCGCCCGAGGAGCACGCCGACATCGCCACCGTCCCGGCCTCGCTGGAGGGCGCCCTTGACGCTCTGCGCGCGGACCACGAGTACCTGCTCGCCGGCGACGTCTTCACCGCTGACCTGATCGAGACCTGGATCGAGCTGAAGGAGGGCGAGATCGCCGCCCTGCGTCAGCGCCCGCACCCGTACGAATTCGACCTGTACTTCGACATCTGA
- the ppk2 gene encoding polyphosphate kinase 2, whose amino-acid sequence MADSDMADEAGDPAPQEPGARKDVARRAVGSGLTLRYRPPRSAFVEAESMMGDDAKQVDTPAKNGNGKSGKNGSSKSSNGKKMKRDVYESELLRLQGELVEMQQWVKTTGQRLVVIFEGRDAAGKGGAIKRVSEYLNPRLTEIVALPAPTERQTTQWYFQRYIAHLPAAGEIKLFDRSWYNRGGVERVMGYCTPDEYVRFLRQCPIFERMLIEDGIILRKYWFSVSAEEQYRRFESRLTDPMRRWKLSPTDITSLTKWEDYSRAKDEMFVHTDLPESRWYVVDSEDKRAARINMIAHLLASVPYEHVEHEKMTLPERPASTGYQRTDRELQHEVPDYAASLTDKDLPSPYQDPEDY is encoded by the coding sequence ATGGCCGACAGCGACATGGCTGATGAGGCAGGGGACCCGGCTCCGCAGGAGCCGGGAGCCCGGAAGGATGTCGCCCGGCGTGCGGTCGGGTCCGGGCTGACGCTCCGCTACCGGCCGCCGCGCAGCGCGTTCGTGGAAGCGGAGAGCATGATGGGCGACGACGCCAAGCAGGTGGACACCCCCGCCAAGAACGGCAACGGGAAGAGCGGCAAGAACGGCAGCAGCAAGTCAAGCAACGGCAAGAAGATGAAGCGCGACGTCTACGAGTCGGAGCTGCTCCGCCTCCAAGGCGAACTCGTCGAGATGCAGCAGTGGGTCAAGACCACCGGACAACGCCTGGTGGTGATCTTCGAGGGGCGCGACGCCGCCGGCAAGGGCGGCGCGATCAAGAGGGTGAGCGAGTACCTCAACCCGCGCCTCACCGAGATCGTGGCGCTTCCGGCCCCCACCGAGCGGCAGACGACGCAGTGGTACTTCCAGCGCTACATCGCCCACCTGCCGGCGGCGGGGGAGATCAAGCTCTTCGACCGGTCCTGGTACAACCGGGGCGGCGTCGAGCGGGTGATGGGCTATTGCACTCCCGACGAGTACGTGCGATTCCTGCGCCAGTGTCCGATCTTCGAGCGGATGCTGATCGAGGACGGGATCATCCTGCGCAAGTACTGGTTCTCCGTGTCCGCCGAGGAGCAGTACCGGCGTTTCGAGTCCCGGTTGACCGACCCGATGCGACGGTGGAAGCTCTCGCCCACCGACATCACCTCGCTGACGAAGTGGGAGGACTACTCCCGGGCCAAGGACGAGATGTTCGTCCACACCGACCTGCCCGAGTCCCGCTGGTACGTGGTGGACTCCGAGGACAAGCGGGCGGCCCGGATCAACATGATCGCCCACCTGCTCGCCTCGGTGCCGTACGAGCACGTGGAGCACGAGAAGATGACGTTGCCCGAACGCCCAGCCTCCACCGGCTACCAGCGCACCGACCGCGAACTCCAGCACGAGGTGCCGGACTACGCGGCCAGCCTCACCGACAAGGACCTGCCGTCCCCGTACCAGGATCCCGAGGACTACTAG
- a CDS encoding aminotransferase class I/II-fold pyridoxal phosphate-dependent enzyme gives MSPSLLLISGTSPDDLRSRCETVLASLDDPLNHGASLDDLQARLAVMTPASHRLAILATTVADAHQTLRRVIAMLPELSDDPDQTPAWYAATVSDEPRRVAFAFPGQGAQRIGDQEVLATLDPAFADRCRELLEASAVPDLERLLTAGWSDSAPDADVDSAAIHLTDAAQTVLTVLGVAATELFTRLGIRPDAATGHSVGEFAALYATGALSARDAVRLASERGRIMRAHLSDGEFGMVALRCSGEQAAALAEGSPSVHPTCWNDAHQTVYGGTREALEAYAARCRAAGVTATPIPAQGPFHTPLMAGSRDDFAALLTDADLTDPAVTFISTVSGRQEADAETIRRSLADQVTTPVDFRSAGAVLLSDEPVVVLQLSGGESLLRMLQHDHPEANFLGVGFGGTCDSPETVLRNLARLFVALPGVQLAPVLAHSGVAAHWRLQDVRLERQSVIKPVGATPSRHEGTAHAQPHPRHRSRELTRPSSAPLTRPAGAPAPAVTGTDESARPMSPAVSVGAVRTAVLTAMAEASASPVAEIARGGRLAEDLGFDSLLMTDTLRRLSQHLPDLQVTDLRLASVRTLDDLVGELSRVTGATAAPAEAEPAEGVSSSGDPGLFVLPERCERTLASFPELAAFDRKQAEFAAAGTLLPYYLPHDGTISHHTAIEGRPLISFSSYNYLGLSEHPEVQSAVVDAVHRYGTSVSAARILSGNRPLHDELEHEIADFLGSEDAVVLVGGHATNASIVPQVVSDGDIVLHDALAHDSMQQGIRASGAARHSFPHNDMAALAAALERRRGSYRRALVCVEGAYSMDGDTVPLAEIVALKERYGAILMVDEAHSFGTVGATGRGICEATGVSPSRVDILMGTLSKSMASCGGYLAGSHRFVQFLRYNLSSLVFSAGLSPANTAAALASLRVLRREPERVHRLLANADHFRAGVEHLGLDRGDGVGTPIVPVIYGDSARTLQVSNELYRRGISINPILAPAVAERLARLRVFVTATHTREDLDAAIDALAEVSEATLIGATLA, from the coding sequence ATGAGCCCTTCCCTGCTGCTGATCTCCGGCACCTCACCGGACGATCTCCGGTCAAGGTGCGAGACCGTCCTGGCCTCCCTCGACGACCCGCTCAACCACGGCGCGTCGCTGGACGACCTGCAGGCCCGGCTGGCGGTGATGACACCGGCCAGCCATCGCCTGGCGATTCTGGCGACCACTGTCGCCGATGCCCACCAGACCCTGCGACGCGTGATCGCGATGCTCCCCGAACTCAGCGACGACCCCGACCAGACCCCTGCCTGGTACGCGGCGACCGTGTCCGACGAGCCCCGACGGGTGGCCTTCGCCTTTCCCGGCCAGGGAGCCCAGCGGATCGGCGATCAGGAGGTGCTGGCCACCCTCGACCCCGCCTTCGCCGACCGCTGCCGGGAGTTGCTCGAGGCATCGGCCGTCCCCGACCTCGAACGTCTGCTCACTGCGGGCTGGTCGGACTCGGCGCCCGACGCCGACGTCGACTCCGCGGCGATCCACCTGACGGATGCGGCGCAGACCGTGCTGACCGTCCTGGGCGTGGCGGCCACCGAACTCTTCACCCGGCTGGGGATCCGCCCTGATGCCGCCACGGGTCACAGCGTCGGCGAGTTCGCTGCTCTCTACGCGACCGGCGCCCTGTCCGCGCGGGACGCCGTACGTCTCGCCTCCGAACGCGGCCGGATCATGCGCGCTCACCTGTCCGACGGCGAGTTCGGCATGGTCGCGCTCCGCTGTTCCGGGGAGCAGGCGGCCGCACTGGCGGAGGGCTCGCCCTCCGTCCACCCGACCTGCTGGAACGACGCCCACCAGACCGTGTACGGCGGGACGAGGGAAGCGCTGGAGGCGTACGCAGCCCGCTGCCGCGCCGCCGGTGTGACCGCCACCCCGATCCCGGCCCAGGGTCCCTTCCACACTCCCCTGATGGCCGGCAGCCGGGACGATTTCGCCGCGCTGCTGACCGACGCCGACCTGACCGACCCGGCGGTGACCTTCATCTCCACCGTGTCGGGACGACAGGAGGCCGACGCCGAGACGATCCGCCGCAGCCTTGCCGACCAGGTCACCACACCGGTGGACTTCCGGTCCGCGGGCGCCGTCCTGCTGTCCGACGAGCCGGTCGTGGTGCTCCAGCTGTCCGGCGGCGAGTCCCTGCTGCGCATGCTGCAGCATGACCACCCCGAGGCGAACTTCCTGGGCGTCGGCTTCGGCGGGACCTGCGACAGCCCGGAGACGGTGCTGCGCAACCTGGCCCGGCTGTTCGTCGCCCTGCCTGGCGTCCAGCTCGCGCCGGTCCTCGCGCACAGCGGCGTCGCCGCGCACTGGCGGCTGCAGGACGTCCGGCTGGAGCGCCAGTCGGTGATCAAGCCGGTGGGGGCCACCCCGTCGCGGCACGAGGGTACGGCGCACGCCCAGCCGCACCCGCGGCACCGCTCACGCGAGCTCACCCGTCCGTCGTCGGCGCCGCTGACGCGGCCCGCGGGCGCGCCGGCGCCTGCGGTTACAGGGACGGACGAGAGTGCCAGGCCCATGTCGCCGGCCGTGTCCGTCGGCGCGGTGCGGACAGCTGTGCTGACGGCCATGGCGGAGGCGTCCGCGTCCCCGGTGGCGGAGATCGCCCGTGGCGGCCGCCTGGCCGAGGACCTCGGTTTCGATTCGCTGCTGATGACCGACACGCTGCGACGCCTGTCCCAGCACCTGCCCGACCTGCAGGTGACCGACCTGCGCCTCGCCTCGGTCAGGACTCTGGACGACCTGGTCGGCGAGCTCTCCCGGGTGACAGGGGCCACCGCGGCGCCCGCCGAGGCGGAGCCCGCCGAGGGAGTCTCCAGCTCGGGTGACCCCGGCCTGTTCGTGCTCCCGGAGCGCTGCGAGCGGACCCTCGCGTCGTTCCCGGAACTGGCCGCGTTCGACCGGAAGCAGGCGGAGTTCGCCGCCGCCGGGACGCTCCTCCCCTACTACCTCCCGCACGACGGGACCATCTCGCACCACACGGCGATCGAGGGACGGCCGCTGATCTCGTTCAGCTCGTACAACTACCTCGGCCTCTCCGAACACCCCGAGGTCCAATCGGCCGTGGTCGACGCGGTGCACCGTTACGGGACGTCCGTCTCGGCCGCCCGCATCCTCTCCGGCAACCGACCGCTGCACGACGAACTCGAGCACGAGATCGCCGACTTCCTCGGCAGCGAGGACGCGGTGGTTCTTGTCGGCGGGCACGCCACCAACGCGTCGATCGTGCCGCAGGTCGTCAGCGATGGCGACATCGTCCTCCACGACGCGCTCGCCCATGACAGCATGCAGCAGGGCATCAGGGCGAGCGGCGCGGCACGGCACAGCTTCCCGCACAACGACATGGCCGCACTGGCCGCGGCGTTGGAACGGCGGCGGGGGAGCTACCGGCGCGCGCTGGTCTGCGTCGAGGGGGCGTACAGCATGGACGGCGACACCGTCCCCCTGGCGGAGATCGTCGCCCTGAAGGAGCGCTACGGCGCCATCCTCATGGTGGACGAGGCACACAGTTTCGGGACGGTCGGCGCCACCGGGCGCGGCATCTGCGAGGCCACCGGCGTGTCGCCCTCGCGGGTGGACATCCTGATGGGGACGTTGTCGAAGTCGATGGCCAGCTGCGGCGGGTACCTCGCCGGAAGCCACCGCTTCGTCCAGTTCCTCCGGTACAACCTGTCCAGCCTGGTCTTCAGCGCCGGCCTGTCGCCCGCGAACACCGCCGCGGCTCTGGCCTCCCTGCGGGTGCTGCGCCGCGAGCCGGAGCGGGTCCACCGGTTGTTGGCGAACGCGGATCACTTCCGCGCCGGCGTCGAACACCTGGGGCTCGATCGCGGCGACGGCGTCGGCACCCCCATCGTCCCGGTCATCTACGGAGACTCGGCCCGCACCCTCCAGGTCTCCAACGAGCTCTACCGCAGAGGGATCAGCATCAACCCGATCCTGGCCCCGGCTGTCGCGGAGCGACTCGCCCGGCTGCGGGTGTTCGTCACTGCCACGCACACCCGCGAGGACCTGGACGCCGCCATCGACGCGCTCGCGGAGGTGTCCGAGGCCACCCTGATCGGGGCGACCCTGGCGTGA
- a CDS encoding NAD-dependent epimerase/dehydratase family protein → MRIAVIGATGQIGTRLVASGLQAGHEVVGISRHRPTTTSADWRSVDAEDPEALTVALRGADAVVTTLGLRYDIATWRDRWVPLTRSVVDAARGAGTALLWLDNCYPYGLPGTPITEQTPIAPRSRMGAVRAEVHEVLRSAAEQLPITVARAADFLGPGVETTLVPWSSLVRASRPGPRRTRLPWIGDPDTSHQYASADEVSRALLTLAEHDPDGPGALTTWILPALAPVTGRDLCTVLARLCGHAVTALVLPQTLLRVVGGVSPLVRASNDMAYLSRHDFLVDDTRFRTAFDWGPVGTVAELLADLRGVPAQIGQDPTPAG, encoded by the coding sequence ATGCGCATCGCTGTGATCGGGGCCACCGGCCAGATCGGTACCCGTCTCGTCGCCTCCGGGCTGCAGGCAGGCCACGAGGTGGTGGGCATCTCCCGGCACCGGCCGACAACGACCTCCGCCGACTGGCGCAGTGTGGACGCCGAGGACCCCGAGGCACTCACCGTGGCGCTCCGCGGTGCCGATGCCGTCGTCACCACCCTCGGCCTGCGCTACGACATCGCCACCTGGCGTGACCGGTGGGTGCCACTGACCCGCTCAGTGGTCGACGCGGCACGCGGGGCCGGCACCGCACTGCTATGGCTCGACAACTGCTATCCGTACGGTCTCCCGGGGACCCCCATCACGGAGCAGACGCCGATCGCACCGCGCTCGAGGATGGGGGCGGTCCGCGCCGAGGTCCACGAGGTGCTCCGGTCGGCGGCAGAGCAGCTGCCGATCACCGTGGCCAGGGCGGCCGACTTCCTCGGTCCTGGCGTCGAGACGACTCTGGTCCCGTGGAGCTCCCTCGTACGCGCCAGCCGTCCCGGCCCTCGCCGTACGCGCCTGCCCTGGATCGGTGATCCCGACACCTCGCACCAGTACGCCTCCGCCGACGAGGTCAGCCGCGCCCTGCTCACCCTCGCCGAACACGACCCGGACGGCCCCGGGGCGCTGACGACGTGGATCCTGCCTGCCCTCGCGCCGGTGACCGGGCGTGACCTCTGCACCGTCCTGGCCCGACTCTGCGGACACGCGGTCACCGCGTTGGTGCTCCCGCAGACCCTGCTGAGAGTGGTGGGTGGGGTGAGCCCTCTCGTCCGCGCTTCGAACGACATGGCCTACCTGAGTCGACACGACTTCCTCGTCGACGACACCCGCTTCCGCACCGCCTTCGACTGGGGGCCAGTGGGCACCGTCGCCGAGCTGCTGGCAGACCTGCGGGGGGTGCCGGCGCAGATCGGCCAGGATCCGACTCCAGCCGGCTAG
- a CDS encoding ABC-F family ATP-binding cassette domain-containing protein has product MAHLLGAEALHLEFPTKLVFDSITLGVNEGDRIGIVGRNGDGKSSLLAMLAGRRTPDSGRVTVRNGVRIGVLDQADTLPDNETVGHAVVGDTPEYEWAGDPRIRDIIAGLLGDLDWEAGLATLSGGQRRRVALARLLTGSWDVLALDEPTNHLDLEAITWLAEHLKTRWTASAGGLLVVTHDRWFLDEVCTATWEVHDRIVEPFEGGYAAYILQRVERDRQAAATEARRQNLARKELAWLRRGAPARTSKPKFRIEAANTLIADVPPIRDTVALQSLAVTRLGKDVVDLLDASVSYGDHQVLRGVEWRLAPGERTGILGVNGAGKSTLLGLIDGSVAPTGGRVKRGTTVKVATLSQRLDELEEFLDDPVRVVIARLRSTYTLGSGSKAQELTPAQLLERLGFSSAQLSTPVKDLSGGQQRRLQLLLILLDQPNVLILDEPTNDLDTDMLAALEDLLDSWPGTLVVVSHDRYFLERVTDQQYAILDGCLRHLPGGVDEYLRLRMAQERAAAAAPLTSEVAAPPASDRPSGKELRDAEKELASLERRIERLQRQAADARVKLADLDQSDYQLLGAEMAKITTLEDEAEGLEERWLELSVLFE; this is encoded by the coding sequence ATGGCGCATCTGCTCGGGGCCGAAGCCCTTCACCTGGAATTCCCGACCAAGCTGGTCTTCGACTCGATCACCCTGGGGGTGAACGAGGGCGACCGGATCGGCATCGTCGGCCGCAACGGCGACGGCAAGTCGAGTCTGCTCGCGATGCTCGCCGGTCGGCGTACGCCCGACTCCGGACGAGTGACCGTCCGCAACGGCGTACGGATCGGCGTCCTGGACCAGGCCGACACCCTCCCCGACAACGAGACCGTCGGCCACGCCGTCGTCGGGGACACTCCGGAGTACGAGTGGGCGGGCGACCCGCGCATCCGTGACATCATCGCCGGGCTGCTCGGCGACCTGGACTGGGAGGCCGGGCTGGCCACCCTGTCCGGCGGTCAACGCCGCCGGGTCGCCCTGGCCCGTCTGCTGACCGGCAGCTGGGACGTCCTGGCACTGGACGAGCCGACCAACCACCTCGACCTCGAGGCGATCACCTGGCTGGCCGAGCACCTCAAGACCCGGTGGACGGCAAGCGCCGGCGGGCTGCTCGTCGTCACCCACGACCGCTGGTTCCTCGACGAGGTCTGCACGGCGACCTGGGAGGTGCACGACCGGATCGTCGAACCCTTCGAGGGCGGATACGCGGCCTACATCCTCCAGCGGGTGGAACGCGACCGACAGGCGGCCGCCACGGAGGCCCGCAGGCAGAACCTCGCCCGCAAGGAGCTGGCCTGGCTGCGCCGCGGGGCACCGGCCCGCACCTCGAAGCCGAAGTTCCGGATCGAGGCGGCGAACACCCTGATCGCCGACGTCCCGCCGATCCGCGACACCGTCGCGCTCCAGTCGCTGGCGGTCACCCGGCTGGGCAAGGACGTCGTCGACCTGCTCGATGCCTCCGTGTCGTACGGCGACCACCAGGTGCTCCGGGGCGTGGAATGGCGGCTCGCCCCCGGCGAGCGGACAGGCATCCTCGGCGTCAACGGAGCCGGCAAGTCCACGCTGCTAGGGCTCATCGACGGATCAGTGGCGCCCACGGGTGGGCGGGTCAAACGCGGCACGACGGTGAAGGTCGCCACCCTGAGCCAACGCCTGGACGAGCTCGAGGAGTTCCTCGACGACCCCGTCCGGGTCGTCATCGCCCGGCTGCGGTCGACCTACACGCTCGGCTCGGGGTCCAAGGCCCAGGAACTCACCCCCGCCCAGTTGCTCGAGCGGCTCGGATTCTCCAGCGCACAGCTGTCGACGCCGGTGAAGGACCTGTCGGGCGGCCAGCAACGGCGGCTGCAACTGCTGCTGATCCTGCTGGACCAGCCGAACGTCCTCATCCTCGACGAGCCGACGAACGACCTCGACACCGACATGCTCGCGGCCCTGGAGGACTTACTCGACTCGTGGCCGGGCACCCTCGTCGTCGTCAGCCACGACCGGTATTTCCTGGAGCGGGTCACCGACCAGCAGTACGCCATCCTCGACGGGTGCCTGCGGCACCTGCCTGGCGGCGTGGACGAGTACCTACGGCTGCGGATGGCCCAGGAGCGTGCCGCTGCGGCGGCCCCCCTGACCTCCGAGGTGGCTGCCCCACCGGCGTCCGACCGCCCGTCCGGCAAGGAGCTCCGCGACGCCGAGAAGGAGCTCGCCTCGCTCGAACGCCGGATCGAGCGCCTCCAGCGGCAGGCCGCGGACGCCCGGGTGAAGCTCGCCGACCTCGATCAGTCCGACTACCAGCTGCTGGGTGCGGAGATGGCCAAGATCACCACTCTGGAGGACGAGGCCGAGGGACTGGAGGAGCGCTGGCTGGAGTTGTCGGTCCTGTTCGAGTGA
- a CDS encoding CBS domain-containing protein — protein sequence MRISDILQRKGSAVVTLPLDSTIADAVALMRDRGIGCVVVTGPDSPALGIIAERDIVRSVGQQPLDTPVSSIMQQDPLTCDLHTDVEQLAGRMTDQRVRHVPVVEGGRLRGLVSIGDVVKAHLDDLRSERDHLVAYVQS from the coding sequence ATGCGAATCTCCGACATCCTCCAGCGCAAGGGCTCCGCTGTCGTCACCCTCCCCCTGGATTCCACCATTGCCGACGCGGTTGCGCTGATGCGTGATCGCGGGATCGGCTGTGTCGTCGTCACCGGGCCCGACTCCCCCGCCCTGGGGATCATCGCCGAACGTGACATCGTCCGCAGCGTTGGCCAGCAGCCGTTGGACACCCCCGTCTCGAGCATCATGCAGCAGGATCCGCTCACCTGCGACCTGCACACCGACGTGGAGCAACTGGCCGGCCGGATGACCGACCAGCGCGTCCGCCATGTCCCCGTGGTCGAGGGCGGACGACTCCGCGGACTCGTCAGTATCGGTGACGTGGTGAAGGCCCACCTGGACGACCTCCGCAGCGAACGCGACCACCTCGTCGCCTACGTCCAGTCCTGA